In the genome of Suncus etruscus isolate mSunEtr1 chromosome 3, mSunEtr1.pri.cur, whole genome shotgun sequence, the window TTGTGTGGAGGAAAAGTACCAAActtcacaaacaaaaagaaattgtcaaAAGACATCAAGTTCTCAGATAAAAcagattgattgattaattagaTTATTGTGCATTTTATTCTGCAAGAATCAAAGAATATAGCATCTATGACAAACATTGGTAAGAAAACATGcatattttaaatgtagtttctaaattaaaatatatttaacttaaatGCAGAACATGCCAAGCTGAAGCAAAGATTTGTCTCCCAAAATTCAGGACAAAAACCATGGAAATATAAAGCCATGAGGTGAAACCTCAAGATACAATATTTtgggctgaagatatagtacactgggtagggcagatggtcaacctgggttcagttctggTTAATTAGTTGTCTGGGCCCCATAAAAAATAATCccatggcccggagagatagcacagcggcgtttaccttgcaagcagccgatccaggaccaaaggtggttggttcgaatcccggtgtcccatatggtcccctgtgcctgccaggagctatttctgagcagacagccaggagtaacccctgagcaccgccaggtgtggccccaaaaaaaaaacaaaacaaataaaagatccCAGAGCATAGTCATTTGTGATAACCCACCCCAAATCTCAACAtttctaatataaattataaaaggagGGGCAAGACTGACCCTGGTcgaatctctggcatcacatatggtcccccacctccagcactgccaatagtgatctttaagtacagagccaggatttacccCTAAGCACTATCAGTGTTATTTaaagctaaatttaaaaaattgtgaaagAAAGGAGTAGaagaaaatgataagaaaaatatacaataaaattccTCCCTGGGGAAATATAGGAATTTTAAGCTCGGTGAACATAGAGTAGGttgaagatttttaaatatagtttacaGAGTTATATGCAGTCTAGTTTCTGATTTCACTGATAAAATACAAGAATTTAAGAACAAAGACTATATTGAACTAGTCCAAATTACTAAATGACTTTGCCTTAAATTAATCTCTTTTTGTTGCCTTaaattaatcttaattttttttttttttttagtttttgggtcacactcgacagcactcagggattactcctggcttctgagctcagaaattgctcttggctggctaggaggaccatatgggatgccaggattctaaccacaatccttctgcatgcaaggcaaacaccttacctccatgctatctctccagtcccttaaattttttaattgcagGCATTAGGGGAGAGAGGTGGGGACTAATGAATGGATTGgaattggaatattgtatgcctgaaattcaatcaataataactttgtaaattatgctggcttgatttaaattttttaaactatttttactaAATCATAAAAACAAGCTCATCtgtttgaaatacattttaaatgattttgaatGCTGAATGAATTATGCATGATCTatttaaatgaattataaatgaaATGTTGTGTACACACATATGTATCAGAAAATACCAAGTGTTAGAGaaagtacaacaggtaaagtgcttgccttgtaggtaGCTGACCTCCgtgtgtctcctgagcactggcaggagtaatcccagaagtGGAACCATGTACATTCTACAGTGCTTTTCTTggacacaaccaacccaggtccaattctcagcaccaccaagagtagtcCTTGaggacagagtcaagagtaaaccccgAGCAACACGGGTGTTCGGGCCCCCCCAAAGGCCAATATATATTTgccaatataaaatacatttgccAATATAAAAGAAAGACTAAGAACAACAGACTAAGCTTCCCTTTTCAGCCCCAGAATGGTCACTGAAAGCATCCAAAAGGCTGCAACACATGTATAAAAACCCAACCAAGTACCTTCTGAAGGAGCAGTGGCtttgaaaaataatcaaattccCCATGCATGATGAGAAGAAGCAGAGAACAGTGTCTGGAGCCTGCCCCGCActagtcttattattttttttgtttgttttttgttttttgtttgtttttgggccacacccggcggcgctcaggggttactcctggctgtctgctcagaaatagctcctggcaggcacgggggaccatatgggacaccgggattcgaaccaatcacctttggtcctgcatcggctgcttgcaagacaaacgcggctgtgctatctctccgggccctagtcttATTATTGCCTTGTGTAGCCATTTGAGTTTTTCCTCCCTTTTCAGGATTTAATTCTCTGTTAATGGCTCGGTGATAGAACTTTTTATGCAAAAGGCCTTGTGTTctgttcccagcaccacaaaattaagtaaacaaataaatgtgaGGAATGCCCACAGGAGCTCACAGGAGGCCCAGAGGCCCCTTCCAGAAATCTTTACACAACCAGCCTAATGGTTCAATCTTAGGGCCTGAGGATGGAAAGCTGTTTGGGCCCTTTGTGCCAGAGAATTCCCAGATAACTCAGGGGGCAGTGTGGAGACCTCCAGAGCTTCACCCTATTATATTGGAATGAGAGAGTTGAGGGTCAGGTGGTACCAGGGACAGAACTGGAACTAGACACATGCCCCTTAACTCCTGCACTTTATCCCTAGTCCCtctgatatataatatttaatttttttctcttaccttaGGAATGCTAGCATGTGTAAATATAATAGTGAACTAATGCTGATGAATTGGTGCCTAGAGGTGCTTCTGTTCTATACTTGCCTTGCTCGGGCTATGTGAATGTCCCATAAGAAATACCAGAGAAGGGGACTTGAACAATAAACTTTGATTTCCACAGTTGTAGAGACTAAGTGCCTGAGACCAAGTTTAATTTGTCTCTGCCACTCTTTGCACCAGCATCTTCAGGTTTATTCTTGGTccatcctttctctttccttttcttgtagAGACATCAGCCATGCCAATTAGGTATAGCATGTGACCTTTAGTTTgcctgaattatttttaaaggtctTATTTCCAAATATGATCACATTCTAAAATATGGGTTTAAaatgaatttgggggggggcacacatttTAAACTCATCTCAATCTAGACTCATGTGAATTATTTCTACAAAGCTCCTAACTTCTCTCCTTATTCTACAGTTTCATTGTTCTTGTGttcttcttccattttattgCCTGCCAAAGAAcactttctgaaaaagaaaatcagtgagacagagagatatcactaagaaaaattacaataaaatttcttCCTAAGGGAAAATGGAATTTTAAGATTGGTGAATATAGAGTAGtttgaagattttaaaatatggtttACAGTGTTACATGCGATCTAGTTTCTGATTTCACTGATAAAATCCAAGAACTTAAGAGCAAAGACTATACTGAACTAGTCTAAATTACTTTgccttaaattaatattaaaaaacatttttactgcTCTTTGGTCCCCGCCTTTGAAGCAAGATGACGAAGGAGACGTCATCGTTCGGGAAGTGTCGCAACAAGATGCACAGGCTGTGCCACCGCTGCGGCTCCAAGGCCTACCACCTGCAGAAGTCCACCTGCAGCAAGTGTGGCTACCCCGCCAAGCGCAAGAGAAAGTACAACTGGAGCGCCAAGGTCAAGAGGAGGAACACCACCGGAACCGGTCGCATGAGGCACCTGAAAATTGCGTACCGCAGATTCAGACATGGATTCCTTGAGGAAACAAACGCTTAAACCTAAGAGAGCAGCTGTTGCAGCATCCAGTTCATCTTGAGGAATTCAACAACTAGTCTTGTGAATAAATGttctggttttaaaaaaataaaaaaataaaaataaatttttactgcAGACATTAGGGGAGAGAGGTGGGGACTAGTAAAGGGATTGGAGTTacaatattgtatgcctgaaattcaatcactaataactttataaattatgcTGGCTCAATTTAAACACTTttaaattgccttgcatgcagctaaccctggtaTGATTCCCCCAGCATTcagtatggtcccccagtcttTGCCAGGAGTTTTTCTGACTGCAGATGCAGGagcctgagaattgctgggagtggccaaaaggaaaagaaaatttgattatGACACTTGCTATTTCAAATGAGCCGATGACTTCTCATTACTTTATAATGCAGTTTTGAGTTTCCTAACACTTAGCACAGTACTTGATACATACAATATATTTGGCAAGGGCATGACGAGTGAATGAATTAATTAGttaataaacaaattataaaaatcaagagTGCAAATGTTAGAGATCAACCAAAGAAGTATGTAATTTAAATCATTTCTATTTAgcctaaaatatgtatttattgggAGGTTCACTATTTATAAAGGGGGTTCCTATTTATAAGGTTATCTTACCTGATTAGTTACATTCCTAGACAATATTGGTAGAATCCATACTTGAATAGCTCCAATTCCTCAGTCATACTGGCATATTCATATGGAACTTCATCCTCTTTCtttctgaacatgtgtcatgtcaGAAACTCAAGTagggaataaaatataattttaaaatccagCTTTGTTAATAAAGAATGAGGGTTCTAAAAATCCAACCTATTAAACAATTTGTGTTTATATCATTATTGCCACATAATAGTCTTGttaattgcttttatttgttaGTGAGTAGTTCCAAATTCACAGTTTGcttgttggttgttgttttttttattaaccaAGACCTTTGGGAAATTTTCAATAAAGTTCAGGaagataatataataaaagaCTACATTAACTCTGCAAATTCATCTCATTTTCTATTCTGTGGGATATTTCTACAGCTGCTCAGCCTCGGTTTGAATATTTCTTCAATGCTTTAAGGAGTTCAAGAAGCTATCATTTTTGATTCAAGCATGATTTATTTCTAGAATTACTAGATCTTATAAAAATaccacttttcttcatttttctttgtgtatGACAAATTCTCCATCTAAAAGATTATTTATCATATTCTTCTTGCCAAAATgccatgtaattatttttattcaatttcatgGAGTAAATTGCTATCATTGTCCTCATTTTGAGATAAAGAAACAGTAAACTAGGAGTTTAGGTAATTTTCCAAAGAACTACTAGAAGTCCAAATTCCTTGCtgattaaagaaatatttgttctaaaataactctatggttttaaataaatattcccaAATACTTAATGTGGATTGTTCATATTATAGCCTAATACTTTATGTCAATAGTTAAGTCAATAACTTAGTCTCAAATCATTCTGTGCTCATGCAAGTAAAACCTTGTGCTGCTTGTTGTATTCTGTCATCATCTTaaacatcaaaatatatttatagatctctctcccaaaacacaaaaacatgaatTTCATAAAGATAATATACATACTCATCATTgtggcactatttacaatagccaacatTTGAAAACAATCAGTACCTGGTAATAGATAAATGAATcgagaaattgtggtacatatatgcaatggaatgcTATTTAGCTGTTAGAAAAGGTGAACCCCTACACTTTCAAACAATTTGGATGGAAGTGGAGGGGGGGGAACAAAGTGAATCAGAAGAACAACAAGTCccagataatctcactcatgtAATATAAGGAAACAAGGCAAAGGAATAGACAGTACCCaatagaagtaacccctaagaactgaGAACTAAGAACTAAGAACTGAGAATTGAGACTGCCACTTTAAGGGAAGGTAAGAAATCAAGAATGAACTAAGTATGATGGTGGAGGGACACTGACATTTAGAGTGGATATggtattaaagtttttaagtataaaataataacaatactaTAAACAATGATAACTCAGTAAATGTAtcaacttaaaataatttcattaaatgATGAAATGGGAAATATGCTATTTATAAGTAAACATATATGAAAAAGTTTAAAGATTCATGGTTTAGGAAAAAAATACTTAAGCATCCAGTTTTAGGTCATTTATAAATGAAACTATAGATGGAACAAGTGAAAGCTCTACCCCCTTCTTTTCTGGCAAGTTTTCAAAACTCTGAGTAAGGATCATTTTTCCACCATTGGCTCCAACCACTGCCTGTCCTAAACCTATTTCTGAACTCCCATCCTTTACTCATTACTGTCAGAAATCGGTAAGCAGGTATCTCCCATGTGATTTAAGCTTGTTGAAGATATACCCTCCCCTCATTTCAAAGATTATATACAATCTGTTCATTTGCTTCATacctaaaaacaaatattaaaatgaaaattacctgtaattaggccttttaccctgaacattggcataatgatttggctcaggtctcagaagaatgggtatcgcccacacacacctgaactatggaaacaaccacaattgtctttaacatttccaggatccaagcctctaccagagaagacctaccactgctttggcattgacttactccaaagagtactcccaacacccaggcgactcagcaacagtctgcatgcagggcagatcgctctgcatttaatggtatgctgaaactagaggatgctccacatcagcctgacatcgacgaaagaaatgcacagaatccagagtctttaaatataagaatctgataccaactatagctaaagtgtggaaaagtttcactgggaccttgagaatgactggagttggatagactggtatgcctggaacccagattctgtcttatgccaataaacttctggggtgaggcctttttgtaatcaggttaaggactttttttccattttctccatttttctggacctatgcaaacattggcgattgccactgtcacacctttactatattttttttttactcttatcctttaaggaaaaaaaatacaacttactgaacttaaaaacaaattactgtagtagaatgcttgtctcgaatacaggtaggggatgggaagggggaggggataatgttgcactggtgaagggggggtgttctggttatgactgtaacccaaatatgatcatgttacttaaataaaaaatatatttaataaaaaaatgaaaattacctaGGAAGGATTATCAAATAAGTTACAGCTTTTTAGTTAATGAATTGAGGAAAGATTAGTGTCACTTTGTGGCATCTTAATAACTACTCAAAAAAATTTAGACAGATTGTATCAGGGTGGACTGGAAAGATTGGTAGTTGTAGAATTACAAGGCCTTGGTTCTACAATCCCTTAATATATCtcaatttttcttctgaaaattgaTGACATTAAACTAAGTAGCCTCTATGGACTCTTTTAGCTCTTGCTTTCTTTAGTTTCCACTTAAAGTAATAGGCATATTAGATGTTCATTATAgcgttcattaaaataaaaaattgaaaattacttCAATGATTATCAAAATGGAAGTGGTCAAACCAAATGTGctgtatacacacacattctATGTAGTCATTTAAATAATATGACCTATTATGCATTGATAGTGAAAGATGTTATGAtgtactgttttaattttttgtttgttttttgttttggggtcacacacagcagcgctcaggggttactcctagctctacactcagaaattgctcctggcaggctcgggggaccgtatgggattctggattcgaaccaccgtccttctgcatgcaaggcaaacatcctacctccatactatctctctggccccagatgtacTGTTTTAATTGTACGACAATTGTGTTTTAAGTagatttcaaaattttctttttgcctaagaaataaaatattttgtattaggaAAGATACCCGTAGAGATCTCAAATTCTTTATAATGGTAGGATTAAAAATAATccttgagcccggagagatagcacagcggtgtctgccttgcaagcagccaatccagaaccaaagatggttggttcgaatcccggtgtcccatatggtcccccgtgcctgccaggagctatttctgagcagatagccaggagtaacccctgagcaccaccaggtgtggcccaaaaaccaaaataaataaataaataaataaataaatataatccttacttccttttctctttctttgtaaagTTTGAGTATTTTATAAGCATTGGGACATTTTCATAATAAACAAGTTATTTTCTAGTTGggggaaatataataaaatacaaagatcAAACATTAGATCCTTCCCCATGAGTAAGTTTTGAAAGAGAAGTGGGCCAACGTAGATACAAAATAACAGCGAACTAAAGGAAAATaatgtctaaatattttaattgctaattagataatgaaataaatatatgccaggtaagttttttttaataattgctaTAGAAACAGCAGATCTTTTGTCCTCAAGTAAGAATACCACCATCAGAAGCGTGTAGGGTGGATTTGCTTTGACCACGATAACTCCTTGACCAGTTAGTTACTTCTTCTAAACTCAGTGTGACTGGCCATTGGATTCAATCCAGGGCTACACATTTTATGATAGGATTAATGTAGCTTTGTTTTCTTTATCGCTACACTTTAATTACTTGAGTATTTTATGGTTGCCTCATCAATCTTGATAATTACACTTATCACTcaaaacaaatttgaaaagaGGCAGAACTATATGAAGAGAATTAAAACAAGTAGGGATTTATACATGGTAAATCAATGAAGGAGGAAGAAATCCAAGATGGTGAATGACAGTTTCAAGCCGAGTGGCAATTGGTAGGAAGACAAATCTTTTGTGAAATCACAAATGAGAGATAGGTTAGCACTATAGTTGTCTTTCAAGCACTGTGCAGGAAACTTCTGTATGGATGAGACCTATGTGTCCAAATAAGTAGAGCTTCTTCTCTTCACTCTGCCTGAGGGCGCCTTCTGTTGCTGACTTACCTTATTAGTTCTGTGTAATTTCCTTTGTTAGCAACTGCATTGTACCTTCATACTAAAATTGAATTCCTTGATTCAATTTGGGGTCAATGCTGCCTAGGACAACTACCCAGGAGCTGGAGGAGAGCTCTTGGGAAGGCATCAACATACATAAGCAAGAGAATTTCTAAGGTTCAGACCCAGCACAGCTCAGGAAGTCAACTAGCCTTTGGCTGCTGGAACTGCTGTAGCTATGAAAGAACCACGATGGAAAATGAATAAGTAAactcaattttgttgttgttgttgttgttgttattgggccacacccggtgatgctcaggggttactccaggccatgtgatcagaaatctttcctggcttgggggaccatatgggacgctggggatcaaacccaagtctgtcctgggtcagccgcgagcaaaaactccctacctctgtgctatcactccggccccagtaaactgaattttttttattgtggccaaagtgaattacaaatcttacacagtgatatttaaggtacacagtgaaaataaatgagggcctttccaccaccagtgttgtcctcccttcatccctgttcccaagcatatatcgcTTATCTCCCTCAGAATCCCTTATccctcagaatgctagtgtaactaaaagcatatatgttaacactaatgtaaaccttttttttttttttttttttttgcagttccagatacttttactagtggtttcttaaaggtttagagtcaaaggagtactgtaaaaacaatgttagtgtggcaattattgtttgcatgggcccaccaaagtatgggggtcatggaaaggaaaaactttggcctaagtacaaggagaccctacccttaaagtttcctgacataagactaggctccaggcaaactagtttgtccaattccggtcattgtctgtagtgcccatgcAGTTatattttcacagtctctgttgttggtctcatgtttctgtattgaaggtcctggaatctgtatatcctacattaaagtcataAGCTAAATTTTTAAGTCAAGGAAACCTCCATTGAATCAAGGGCAGTATTTTGGGAGCCAAATAGTTCAAAGGGTCAGTTACTGCTTTGCACATGGGATTCTGAGTTCAATGCCTGATACAGCTAGAAGATACTGCTGAGAACTGAGCTAGAGTAGCCCTAAGTACCAACTAGCCTGCTCAAAACAAATAgtgcttttaaaattaattatgtatGATATCATATTTTGCTTCCTAAAAGGACTTTTTTAGCATTTTATGTCCCAAGTCAGCTTCATGTATTAGTCTTTTCATTCCAACTAGCTAATATAATGCCTGATTTCACAAAGCTGGGAAGGAAGCCAAAGGGGTGAGTGCATACTTTGCTTGTGGAAGGTCTAAGTTGCATCTTTAGTGCCACATGGTGCTTTGAATACCACCCGGAGTTATCCGAGAGCACTGAGCTTGGAGTAGACCTGAGAATTGTCAAGTATAATTCAAATACAAAAAGTGTCTTCAATTACTTTTCTCTTACCTAGTGGGTCTGGCGTAATACCGAACAGATGGACATGGACATAAATAATACTGAAAATTATAGTAATCAGTGTATGCGTATATAGTCACTGTTGATTATTTTAATTAGTCAAACCATATCATAGATTCTAGTCCCCCTGAATACCAGAGAAAGCAAAGTAAAAAGTGGTAGTATATATTTCTGTTTGCAATTCCGGTTGTGTCTGTTGTCCTGACATACTCATGAATAGTGTTCCCTTGCAGACGTAAAGTGCTTGTTtgaacaataaattatataatggCCCTATTCATCAAGTACCACAACAGTAAATTTCAACGTTTGAAAAGTAATTTGATTTTAGCAGCATATAAAAGCTTTgcggcaaaaaagaaaaaaaaaaaaccagccacAATGAACAAAGTTAAGATTACATTATTAAtaactttctatttcctaagtgGGCTTTATCTCTCTAAAAATTTAAGTCAACTCTGCCCCCTACTGTCTTAGGACAGTACTATGACATCATAGCGATAGCTTCCCTGTTTCAGCTTCATTGATTGAAGCAGATTGTATTAGGCCTGCTAATTACTTTAGGATTGTTTCCCAGCCTTGCCTGCTGGCTATATTACTTCTAAAAATTCCAAGAACCTACCCTTCACCCTGTTCAATTAAGTGAGAATCTCTGGAGATGACACCGAAATGCCATCTTCTTAAAGCTTTCCAGTAGATGTTTTTCACTGTCAATGTGCAAATATTGAGAATCATTGTTTAGACTGGTAGACCAAATAGTCTGTTGTGATTAACTTAGGTTTTTGATTTCCAGATAATACTGTACTATTAGCTATGATGAAACCTTGgaggatgaagaaaaaaatagatatattggAACCAAATACCAGGAAATGGGACGATGAATAATATAATAGGACAGTACCTAGTAGGAAGTAAGTGCATTCAACTGTGATGCTGAAGCTTTTCTTCTCTGCTCTTCTCCATTGTTGAGATATTTATCTGCTGAAGAAGCTCTCAAGTagtcaaaaaaaatggggccacaAAATGGGGGCAAATGAGGTAGATTCCATTGTATTAAATTgctgcttcctttttttcctctaatGTTCAGAGACTTCTTAATGGAGTTTATCATATGGAAAAGCACTGATGTGAAAGCCCAGGAAATCTTCTGAAGTAGAAATTCTCTAATTATAACATTAGCTAAATTAAATCACTTTGGGGAAGTTAATCCCAATGGGActaggagaggaaggagaaatacgcaggaaaaaaattaatagttatTAAGAAAGATAGCTTTTGTAGAAAGCTAAGAAAAGCAGGTTTGTACTAAAACAATGATCTACTTCCTATTCCCTTTCTCCAAAGGTTGCCAGAAAAAAAGCTATTATCTAGGGTTGAGATGGAGCagattaaaagatattttatttctcttaaacttttttaaaactccttcatttagaataactggatgagggaatttcaaaattcaatatttgaaataaatttgaaatatttgaggGATGCTTACATTACCCCTGTCCCTAAGTATAGGGAGGAGAAGGGCAGAGGAGGAGAGAAattgaggaagaagaagagatagACAGGAAGCAACAGTGATGAGTCAGGGGCATCTGAGTAGAGTGTAAAGCACTGAGAAGTAATATAACTATCCAAATCAAAgactcaacaacaatgaaaacaagaGATTCAAATTTCAGCAATCATGCtaaaaaaatgtgcctgtcaacaTGGAAGGCTGGGGAGTTGGGAGATAACCTAGGAActtgacagagagagaaagatactaATAATGGTGCTAGGATATAGTATGTGCATATATGTGCAACTATGAGTAATTTTGAAAATCATggtgcccaacaacaggtgagtggttaaagaaactgtggtacatctacacaatggaatactatgcagtcattaggaaaaatgaagtcatgaaatttgcttatctacatatggacatggagattattatgttgagtgaaatgagtcagagggagagggatagggataggcatagaataagATCACTaattgtgggatataaggaaaatgaaagacaatgtGGTGatgatatccaaagacaatagagatgaggattaggaggaccagttagagtagagaagggtctactatgaaagtgctAGTTGGGATTGATCATTCTcaacaagaaatgggtgctgaaaagggataGAATGActtgcatggcaccccttcattgaCAGTAgtaaaaaccacagtgtcaatGATAAGAGTGATGAgacagagaaggaagagagagctaGAGAGTGAAGTtgaatgcctgccccagaagcagatggggaaggtgggtggggggagggaagagggcattaaggagggtgagagggaaactgagaacattAGTGACAGGAAATACGTTCTGGTGAAGGTTgtccattgtatgactgtaactcaatcatgaacaactttatctgtaggaaataaaactattatgaacaacattgtaaccaaggttacttatttttttttaaatttttaaaaatcactgtgctttaataaaatttaaaaaaaattcccttccCTTGACTGTTGTTGATTATTTTGTTGCAGTGCCAGTGCATGGCACAGATGCCTGACTGTGGTACTCAACAGGAGTTGCATATCAGGTAGAAGTGCTCACTGAGATTTGCACACTTGAAATTGCAGTGCTTGCACATTTGCTCACTCTGGGCTCATACCCATAACTGAAGCTTGTGGAGCAAAGGAGTCGTACCCTTTTTGTGATGCATACACTCACCTGGCTGTGGTATGActggaaattgcttctggcactAGGAGCTGAAAACAGCTGTTTCCTAGCTCTAAGAGCAAAGCTGCTAGAATCCCATTCAGTTCATGTGGGATTCTAGGAGTTGAACTCGTgaaggcaactttttttttttttttttttttgtggtttttgggtcacacccggcggtgctcaggggttactcctggctgtctgctcagaaatagctcctggcaagcacggaggaccatatgggacaccgggattcgaaccaaccacctttggtcctggatcagttgcttgcatggcaaacaccgctgtgctctctctccgggcccattgtttttatcagacttttttttttttttttttttttttttagtttttgggtcacaccaggcagtgctcaggggttactcctagctgtctgctcagaaatagctcctatcatgggaataattggaattgttcttatggcccccatatgcgacaataacaccacgtggcattgcttcttatttgcataggca includes:
- the LOC126004119 gene encoding 60S ribosomal protein L37-like; this translates as MTKETSSFGKCRNKMHRLCHRCGSKAYHLQKSTCSKCGYPAKRKRKYNWSAKVKRRNTTGTGRMRHLKIAYRRFRHGFLEETNA